The Cellulomonas oligotrophica sequence CCCTCGAGGTCCTCGACGACCGCGTCCTGCCCGTCGCAGAGCCGCAACGACGAGCCGACGGTCGACGACCACGCCGCGTACGCGCACGACCCGACCCGCACGGGCGCCGCCGGCGGGCCCGAGCCGGTCGTCGGGTGCTCGCGCGCGGCGCCCCCGTCGAGCGGCACCTCCCAGAGCGCGGACGACCCCGCGACGAGCACGGACGACGCCTGCGGGCCCGGCTGCTGGAGCACGAGGTCCTCGTCGTCCACGGTGACGGCGCCGCCCGGCGTGTGCACGGTGCTGCCCGACAGCGCGACGGCCTCGTCGCCCACCGCCGTGAGGGCGTCGAGCTCGAGCGCGCCGAAGGAGCCGGCCTCCTCCGCCTGCACGACCCCGTCGAGGGCCGGCACACGGGTCACGGCGCCGTCCTCGGGCGCGACCGCCAGCACGACGCCGGACGTCGCGACGACGGCCTTCCCGCCCTCGCCGAGCTCGAGGTCCGGGGCGTCGTCCTCGACGCGCAGCCCGTCGAGCGTCGTCATGGTCCGCACCCACACGCCGCCGTCGGCGTCCACGAGGACGACCCGGCCCGCGGCCATGTCGACATCGACGTCGCCGATCGCGACCTGCGTGGTGGTCGTCACCGTCACGGGGTCGACGACCGACAGGACCGCGGGCTCGACGAGGAGGACGTCCCCGGCGTCCTGGAGCACGTCGAACGTGCCGCCGGTGGTGACCAGGCCCCCGTCGAGCTCCTCGACGGGCACGTTGTACCGGCCGAGGCTGAGCTGGCTCGTGGCGGTCAACCACACGCCGCCGTCGTTCAGCTCGACGCGCGCGAGCGGGAACCCGCGGTCGAGCAGCGCGAGGGAGAGCACGAGCGCGGGGACGGTGACGACCGCGGCGGCCGTCGTCACCGGCCGCCGGCGCCACGTGCGCAGGTCCCACCAGGTCACGGCACGCACCCCTGCGCCGGACGGGCGGAGGAGCTGCGGTCGGCGCGCACGATGGACACCTGGACGCACACCTCCTCACCGGCCTGCTGCGCGGGCACGACGGCCCGGGGCTCGTCGACGAGGACGAGCTCGGGCTCGCCGGTCGCGGTCAGGACCCCCCACAGGTAGGCGTCACCCTCCTGCGGGTCCGGATTCTGCCACGTGACCTCGACCGACCCGTCCGCCAGACGGGTGCCGCCGATGCCCACCGGGGCGGGCACCGCGGCCGCGACGGGCTCCTGGGGCGGGGACGTGAACTCGGTGCTGGCGGGCCCCGGCCCGGGCGTGCCCCGCCCACCGAGGGTGACGACGAGCAGCACGGCTGCCGCGGCGAGGACGACCACCGCGGACACGGCGGCCGCGACCCGGCGCCGCGTCGGCGGTGCGTCCGGCTCCCCCGTCGGCTCGGCCACGCCGGGCACGGGTGCGGGGTCGAACGTCAGCACGGGCCGCCGCCGGGTCACGCCGTCGTCGAGGTCGGCGGGGGCGGGGGCGGGCGCGGGCCCCGGGTCGAGCTGGAGCACCGACCGCACGCGTGTCGCGTCGTCGGGGTCCGGCGCCGCGGACGGTCCGGCGTCGACGGGCTCGCGCAGCCCCTCGTCGGGCAGGTCGAGCGCGGTGACCGGCAGGTGCAGCGACGCCTCGACCTCCTGCAGGGCGCGTGCGACCGCGACCGCCGAGGGGTACCGGCGCGACGGGTTCTTCGCCATCGCCCGGTCGAGCACCGCGTGCAGGGCCGCCGGGACGTCGTCGCGACCGATCGGCGGCACGGGCGCGCGCTCGATGCGGGCGACGAGCTGCTGGGCGCTGTTGGCCCCGCCCGGGACCTCGAAGGGCGTCCGCCCGGCGAGCAGCGAGTAGATCGTCGCGGCGAGGGAGTACACGTCGGAGCGCACGTCGCCCGCGGGCGGCTCGGCCAGCAGCTCCGGCGGGGACCACGGGATGGACATGCCGGTGGCGGCGCCCGCGCCGGGGCCCGTCGTCGCGGCGATCCCGAAGTCCGTGAGGGCGGGCCAGCCGAAGTCGGTCGTCAGCACGTTCGCCGGCTTGATGTCGCGGTGCAGGATCCCCGCCCGGTGCGCGGTCTCGACCGCCGACGCGAGCCGCACGCCCACGCGCAGCACCTCCGCCACGGACAGCCGCTCCACGCGGTACCGGTCGGCCAGGCCCGGCCGGGAGCAGTACTCCATGACGAGGTACGGGCGGCCGTCGTCGGCGATCGCCGCCTGGTGGATCGTGACGATCGACGGGTGGTGCGACAGCTGGGCCATGAGGTTGGCCTCGGTCTGGAACCGCTCGCGCACGTCGTCGTCGAGGCTCCCCGCGAGCAGCACCTTGACCGCGACGTCGCGGCGCGGCAGCAGCTGGCGGTACAGGAACACGTCCGCGAACCCGCCGAGCCCGAGCACGCGCACGTGCTCGTACCCGGGCAGGCGCGGGGGCGTCGACGGCGCGCGCCGTGCGGTCACGTCGTGCGCTCCACCGTGAACGTCACGCCGTCGCCGAGGTCGACGACCTCGTCGGTGGCCACGACGCTCGGCTCGCCCGGGTGCAGACGACGCACGCCGTCGCCCGCGCGCGAGACGTGCACGCCGTTGGTGGAGTCGAGGTCGGTCACCACGACGTGCTCGCCGTCGACCCGGACCTCGGCGTGGGTGCGCGAGATGTCCTGGTTGGGGCTCGGCACGGTGACCAGGCGCGGCAGCTCGCGGTTGGTGACGCGGGCGACCTGCGGGGCGCGGCCGAGCAGCACGGAGCGGTCCAGGGGCACGACGAGCCCGGTGGACAGCACGAGGCGCGCGGACAGCGGCGCCGGGACCGGCGCGAGGAACGGGCCGGGCACGGCGTCCTGGCTCCACGTCGGCAGCTGGTCGCGGATCTGCGCGAGGTCGCTCGACAGGATGGTCATGCCGTCGTGGTCGTCGTCTCCGGGCTGGTGCGTGCCGACCCGGATCATCGGCACGTCCGCCACGGCCGGCGTCGGCACGTCCGCCGGGGTGAGCACGAACGGCTCGTCGTCGACGGGCTCGAGCCCGGGCACGCCCGGCGCACCGGCGCCGCCGACGAGGTCGGGCAGGTCCGGCACGGGGTCCGCGGCGGCGGCACCGTCGTCGCCGGCCCACCACGGCGTGGCGGTGCCGGAGGCCTCGGGCGCCAGGTCGGGCACGGTCTCCAGGTCGGGGACGAGGTCGAGCGGCTGCCGGTCCGTCGGGGCGGGCAGGGCCACGGCCGCCGCGTCCCCGGCCGGCTCCGGCGCGGGTGCCACGACCGGGGCGCCCAGCGTCGCCGCGGCGATGCTCGCCTCCGAGCGCGCGGCCCGGCCGGAGCCGCGCCGCTCCCGCAGCGCACCGGGTGCGGCACCCGACGCGGGGCCCGCGACGTCCGCCGCCCGCGCCGGTGCAGCGGTGCCCGCGGCGTCCAGCACCCCGGCCAGCCGCACCGCCGCCGCCCGCACGACGCCCGACCGCACCGGCCACCACGCCCGCCCCTGGGTGCCCGCGCCGCCGACGCGCACGGTGGCCCCGCCCGTGCTGCTCGCCCGGTGCTCGGTCCACACGGCGCCGAGCTGCGCCTCGACCTCCTGCACGCCGTCCGCACCGGGGACCGCCAGGTGCACGTCGCCCCGCAGCACGGCGTGCACGTCGCCGCCGGAGGCGAGGTCGACGACGACGAAGTCCGGCAGGTCGGCGAACCCGCCGGCAGCGAGCACGCCGAGGGCCGCGAGCACGCCGCCGCCGTCGCGGGCCACCTGCCACAGGCCGTCGACGGTCGCCGCGGCCGTGCCGGGCTCGACGAGGGCGACGAACCCGTCGCCGAGGACCGCGGTCCAGTCGCCCGGGACGTACTCGTGGTGCTCGTGGGCGCTCATCGCGGGTCCTCCTGCGGCTCGGGCCGCTCGCTCGTGCCGGCGTCCTGCCCGGCGTCGGTGGTGTCCCTCGGCCCGCGCGGGACGGTCGATCCGTTGAGCATCTCGTCCCACAGGTGCGGGCCGAGCTCGGCGGGCCGCGGGACGGTCATCTGCACCTGCTCCTGGGCCCCCGCGGGCGACGCGACGTCGACGACGACGACGCTGACGTTGTCGCGCGCGCCGTGGGCGAGCGCGTCCTGCACCAGGCGCGCCGCGGCCTCCTGAGGGTCCGCGGACTGCACGAGCGCGCGCTCGACGTCCAGGTCGGTCAGCTCACGGGTCAGGCCGTCGGTGCAGATGACGAGGCGGTCGTCGACCCCGGCGGGCAGCAGCCAGTAGTCGGGCTCCGGGGGCTCGCCGGTGCCCAGGGCGCGGGTCAGCACGTGCCGCTCGGGGTGCCGGCCCGCCTCCGCGGGCGTGATCCGACCCGCCTCGAGGAGCTCCTGCACCACCGAGTGGTCGACGCTCACCTGCTCCAGCGCGGAGTCCGACCAGCGGTACACCCGCGAGTCGCCGACGTTGAACACCAGCCAGTAGTACCCGCCGTCGTGCTCGGTGACGGCCACGCCCGCGACGGTCGTGCCGCCCTGGCGCCCGCCGGTGAACTCGGCCCGGATCCGGGTCGAGGTGCGCGCGAAGCACGCGTGCACGTCGTCGGCCGTCGCGGTGGGCTGCCCGGCCAGCTGGGCGAACTCCTCCACGGCGATCCTGCTGGCCAGGTCGCCCGCGTCGTGCCCGCCCATCCCGTCGGCGACGAGGAACACGGGCGGGTACGCCAGCAGGGCGTCCTCGTTGACCTCGCGGACCCTCCCGCGATCGGTCGCCGAACCCCACGACGTCCGCACTGCACCACCCGACCTTCCGTCACCCGTCACTGCACCGGCGCACATGGTGCCCCACGCGGGACCCGGGGTTCATCCCCGGCGCGCGTCAGATGCCCAGCTGGTACACGCCCCAGTAGGCCAGCACCACGAGCAGCACGCCCGCACCGGCCACCACGACCCCCACCGCGGCCGTGCGGACCAGCCCGGGGGCGACCCGCCGCCCGGCCCGGCGCGCCGCCCCGACGCGACGCCCGAGCAGCACGGCGGCCACGACCGTCATGATGCCGAGCAGGCGCACCGCGAGCCAGCCGCCCTGCACGACCCACGGGTCGCGCTGGTAGTCCATCGCCAGGCGTGCGACCGCCAGCAGGTACCAGACCAGGGCGACGACCGTGACGGCGGCGCCGGCGCCGAGCGCGACGAGCGGGCCCACGACGCCGGGCGCGAGGCGGTGGCCCGCCCGCTCGTCGGCCGTCAGGTCCCGCCGGCGCCGCACGCGCACCTCGTGCACGCCCCGGTCGAGGGCCACGGCGGTCCCGGCGAGCGCCAGCATCCCCGCCGCCGCGACGACCGTGGCGAGCATGACCGACCCGTCGACGAGCCACCGCGGCTGCGGCACGGGGCCCGCGACGTACACCTGGGTGGGCTGCTCGCCGGCCACCTGCGGCGTCGCCCCGGCCGTGCCGGGCAGCCCGCGGACCCACCCGGACAGGTCCCGCAGGAACGACGGGACGACGTCGCCGCCGACGCGGATGCCGTGGTTGGCGCCGTCGTAGTAGCGCACCGTGACGTCGTCGTTGCCGGCCTGCGCGGTGTCGTGCAGCACCTGCAGCGCGCCCTGCTCGATGGGCATGGACACGTCGCCCGTGCCGTAGACCACGAGGACGGGCTGCGTCATCCGCTGCTGGTACGGCGTGACGTCGAAGTCGATGTAGTCGAAGTTGCCGCCGGGGAAGGACGTGAGCCCGACGGCCCGCGGGATGGCCCGGAAGACGCCCTGCG is a genomic window containing:
- a CDS encoding serine/threonine-protein kinase — translated: MTARRAPSTPPRLPGYEHVRVLGLGGFADVFLYRQLLPRRDVAVKVLLAGSLDDDVRERFQTEANLMAQLSHHPSIVTIHQAAIADDGRPYLVMEYCSRPGLADRYRVERLSVAEVLRVGVRLASAVETAHRAGILHRDIKPANVLTTDFGWPALTDFGIAATTGPGAGAATGMSIPWSPPELLAEPPAGDVRSDVYSLAATIYSLLAGRTPFEVPGGANSAQQLVARIERAPVPPIGRDDVPAALHAVLDRAMAKNPSRRYPSAVAVARALQEVEASLHLPVTALDLPDEGLREPVDAGPSAAPDPDDATRVRSVLQLDPGPAPAPAPADLDDGVTRRRPVLTFDPAPVPGVAEPTGEPDAPPTRRRVAAAVSAVVVLAAAAVLLVVTLGGRGTPGPGPASTEFTSPPQEPVAAAVPAPVGIGGTRLADGSVEVTWQNPDPQEGDAYLWGVLTATGEPELVLVDEPRAVVPAQQAGEEVCVQVSIVRADRSSSARPAQGCVP
- a CDS encoding PP2C family protein-serine/threonine phosphatase, whose product is MRTSWGSATDRGRVREVNEDALLAYPPVFLVADGMGGHDAGDLASRIAVEEFAQLAGQPTATADDVHACFARTSTRIRAEFTGGRQGGTTVAGVAVTEHDGGYYWLVFNVGDSRVYRWSDSALEQVSVDHSVVQELLEAGRITPAEAGRHPERHVLTRALGTGEPPEPDYWLLPAGVDDRLVICTDGLTRELTDLDVERALVQSADPQEAAARLVQDALAHGARDNVSVVVVDVASPAGAQEQVQMTVPRPAELGPHLWDEMLNGSTVPRGPRDTTDAGQDAGTSERPEPQEDPR
- a CDS encoding alpha/beta hydrolase family protein, whose amino-acid sequence is MGMTTTAAWRRVTRTGEGDGVPTAAYRVAAAVALALLVLAALGAVLGPQWDPELMHDSIPVTTRSTAIGDAPLAQTYEVRTEDVRVELDGGWVEARLSLPVGATGPLPGVVFVHGAGTGRFAQAFVTQAHALAASGVVAMVPNKRLDTYTLRHRDYVEMAADYARSVDVLRARPEVDPARVGVYAESEGGWIAPVMAAQDPDLAFVVLVSSPVVPPRQQAAFAVDAYLRNTGVPQGVFRAIPRAVGLTSFPGGNFDYIDFDVTPYQQRMTQPVLVVYGTGDVSMPIEQGALQVLHDTAQAGNDDVTVRYYDGANHGIRVGGDVVPSFLRDLSGWVRGLPGTAGATPQVAGEQPTQVYVAGPVPQPRWLVDGSVMLATVVAAAGMLALAGTAVALDRGVHEVRVRRRRDLTADERAGHRLAPGVVGPLVALGAGAAVTVVALVWYLLAVARLAMDYQRDPWVVQGGWLAVRLLGIMTVVAAVLLGRRVGAARRAGRRVAPGLVRTAAVGVVVAGAGVLLVVLAYWGVYQLGI
- a CDS encoding FHA domain-containing protein, with translation MSAHEHHEYVPGDWTAVLGDGFVALVEPGTAAATVDGLWQVARDGGGVLAALGVLAAGGFADLPDFVVVDLASGGDVHAVLRGDVHLAVPGADGVQEVEAQLGAVWTEHRASSTGGATVRVGGAGTQGRAWWPVRSGVVRAAAVRLAGVLDAAGTAAPARAADVAGPASGAAPGALRERRGSGRAARSEASIAAATLGAPVVAPAPEPAGDAAAVALPAPTDRQPLDLVPDLETVPDLAPEASGTATPWWAGDDGAAAADPVPDLPDLVGGAGAPGVPGLEPVDDEPFVLTPADVPTPAVADVPMIRVGTHQPGDDDHDGMTILSSDLAQIRDQLPTWSQDAVPGPFLAPVPAPLSARLVLSTGLVVPLDRSVLLGRAPQVARVTNRELPRLVTVPSPNQDISRTHAEVRVDGEHVVVTDLDSTNGVHVSRAGDGVRRLHPGEPSVVATDEVVDLGDGVTFTVERTT